The stretch of DNA TTCCTGTAATTGCTCAAGAGTAAGCAACGAAACACCCAACTGATCTTCTCTTGTAAAAGGCTGAGCCATTTGCCTCAACCATCTCTTTGCGATCTAAAAGGCAAGCATTGTAGTCAAGTCtcactacaaaataaaaaaatcttacttGAACACCTTCTTCAGTCGATAAGTTACAATAGGAGTCTTTGAGATGTTCCTGGATCCATTTTGGAAGCTTAGATTTCTTGTCAGATCTGGAGAAGCGCTTATCTGCGAATATCATTATACCATAGTCAGTTTTTCCTCGTATAGCTCTTCCCACACATTGAGCTGCATGTCTCATTGCATCAAAAGTCAGGAAATCGTTTTCTTTAATCTAAAAATTACAATATGCAGTATTCAATTTATTGGAATGTCAGATTGTATATATAAATACCTGAAATTGATCTCTTAAATAATCCAACCTTGCTTTTAATATTCGAGATTGTGTATACACATACGGGATTCCAAACATTAGCACTGCTCTACCCAAATGATGGTCAAAATCAACCCCTTCTGAGACTTTGCCCCTAGCTACAGATAGGAGAACAGCTCCTCTACCAGATTCACAAGCCTAAAATATACCAAATGATTTTAATTGTGATTGAATGAACATTTTACTGTTCATTCATTCATTAAAGCATccatatatttctattaatatttcTAGCCATGAGTCATTATAATTTAGGTGATGATATGCTATAGTATTATATCAGTTAGTCAAATAATACCTACCTTAATGTAGTACATCAAAGCAAAGCTTGTCTCAGCTGAGTCTTGcgtttcgataaataataatttgtatcTCTGCAGGTTATCAATCACACCTTGATCATACCAACTCGCCACTACTGATTCCAAATATAAATAAGAGGTAAAGAAACACACAATACCATCAGGAACATTTGCTGCGACCTTAAAACACAATATTAAGCATTTTCTAAACAAAAATAGTTATTTTCTTACCTCTACAAGAAGCTGTCCATAATTTCTTATGACAGCATTGTCATCTCTTGTTTCAAACTTAGATGAAATCGCTACTTGATCATTTCCTTTAGAAACAAtctaaaaattatttgtttatttataaaagtcttagaaatattgaattttttataaGACATCCCCTGGATTACTCTTACTTACCATTGGAAGCAGACAAGGCCTAGCTAAAGTCATGGTAAATGATGACATAATCACAGGATGGAAGTTCAAAATTTTAGGATACATATCTAGAGGAGATAATGTTCCAGATGTTATAACTACAGTTTGAAACCTATCAAATACAGGCTTAATAGCTATGGAAGAATCCAAACAACTGAAacacacaaaaaaataaatttatacatacatatactAGCTCTAAGAAACAATACCTGACATATAAAATGGGATTTGATACTGTAGGGGTTTTGTCATCAAATGGCTCAACAATTACAGTAAATCCTTTGGTATAAGTTGATACTAAAGTGGCTACATGTGTTATTAATATTATAGGACTGAAGTCTGTCAAATCAGCTATTTCTAAGGTTCTCAATAAAGATGCTAAACGTTCAGCACAGAATTTTAAAGGTTTTCTTTCAATACAGAcctaaaataatgttttatttatatttatacagcaGGGactgtaaatatttaataatgtgtatatatatatatatatatatatatatatatatatatatatatatatatatatatatacttactttTGATTGCAAGTCTTTGAGAAATCCCACAGGTGATTCTTGTACTACATGTTGAACCCTCAAACGAGTCTTGATGTACTCAACAAATCTTTTTAAAAAGCTAATAAAATGCTCTGCATTTCTTATATTTCCTGGCACAGCCTCCTGAAGAATCTCATCTGGTAATACTGGATTTGACAATATAACATCAGTTTCTCTGGCAACATTTGCATCTCTTAAACCTTGCACAAGCCTTTGATACTCTTCTTGAAGTTTTCTGGAGTCCTCATCTCTCATCCTAACAAAGAAAAATGATTGCTGAATTATTATTGACAAAATCAGAAATGTAGGGGTATAGATTTCAATATATTTCCTTGCTTTATTATTTATAGAAAAGCTGTTGTAGTGTGTTACATGAAACTGATACAGAGATTGGAATTCATTGAGTCATGTCAAGTTTGGTCTAGTTACAAAAAATtggtgttttgtttttaaaattgctGTTTAATAGTTATGGTGAATTTGTGCTtttttttgaagaatattatGGAATATTTAGGGTCTAAAGAAGCAACAACTCTAtgggtaaataaaaaaaaatttaatacttgatAAAATCAAGAAACAATATCAAAATAACAACTTCATCACAGTATTGCACTCAAACTTGTTTATAGTTTCAACTATACAGTgaaaatgaatgtttttattaTGAATTATGGtataattttttcatattttattatgaaaaaaaattctGTGTAATACTTACTCAGCTATGGTTTTTTCTAGTAACTGTATATTAGCTGTGGCTCTTTCTATGGTCTTTTTCTGAATCTTTACACTCATAGAATCTATGCACACATTATCAATGTTGTGTGCTTCATCAAATATCACTACTGCTTCCTTTGTCAGTTCTTTGGAGACCACATCTGCTATTTTTGGATCCAACAAATAATGATAACTGTAGACTACTATATTGGCATATGTAATCTACAAAAACATTGTATTATAAtccatgtttaaaaaaatgttttggtaTGGCAAATACTCACAGCAAATCTGGCAAGAAAATATGGACACCAGTTCCTTTTTCTTCCATACTGCTTTAGATCATCTAAATTATAAACCCCATAAGGTATTACAGATTCTTTGCCATCTATATTAAACTCCTCATAGAAACTGCAAACAGGTACTGTATCATCATCGTTGTGTCTGTCTCTTACATAACTAGCTGTCAGTGAGTGGCATTTTCCATCAACAATCTTACCCTCCCTTTGTGTACTAacctgtaaaaataataaaaagcattAACCATTTACATACcattaaaagaaaactaaaactaCCTCTGGGTGTATACACATGTTCTTTCTTGATGATAATACTAAACCGGTTATTTGAGGTTGTTCTCCATCAATCTTTTCATAATACTCTACCAATTTCTTCAATTCCTCcataactttttctatttctggTACAGTTCTAGAGCAGTATATCAGTTTTCGAACAGCATGTGGATTTTCTATCATGTATGCAACAATGAGAGATAACAGAGTAACAGTCTTCCCTGTGCCAGAGGGCATTTCAAGTAAACAATGTCCCTAGAAAAATAAACTAATATGGTAAGAAATATAAAACTACATTAGTTCATTATTTACCTTTGCATCTAAAGCTTTTTTTAATTCTGACATATATGCATACTGTTCTGGGTATATATAGTCGTAGGGGAAATATACTACCAATCCATCAACACTAATCCTAAAAATAATTAGTCATAATTAaagtgtttaaaatatttatttaatagtttACCTCATATTGTGTGTTATTATTAACCTGATATTTTGACAATCACCGGTTTATCACGGTTAGAAAAATCTTCTGTTAAAATTATTTATAGGGTTGTGAAAGATAGGAGAGGTTTCAGCCAATTGGTTATAAACACAGACAGATAAATTAAACGTAGGTTGGTAACACGGATAGCCAAGGTTAACGTACGTTTTTATTTGTGCACCCTTCCGTTTGTGGCactgctagtctcgttcctgcgcATGGAGATAAGAAACCATCTTACCTCAATGTTCCTACGCATTGTTCGTTGTCACTGTAACGTCAAAGTCAAGGTTAGTAAATAGACAGGTTGTCTGGTAACTTTACGATAATCAGCGTCGAGAATCTAATTGCGGTAATGACGTCACTGAGAATGCTACATTCAAATTCATTCTCTTTACTGGTTGAAATGAACTCGGAAAACAGcaacattaaaaatatattaatctatgtatattgaaaaaaaaaatgctttTAGACTTTTAAGTTAAAAGCTTTTGGTTAAAAATTGTGGGAGATACCTGCAGAGTTAGAGAAATCGTGCATTATTGTAAATTCCTCCATAGAAGTAAACCTTGCTGAAAAAGATAGTCTACTAAATATTTGTATATCAGAATTCGAAGTTTTTTCCTCAAGAACATCTGATTACATtactgaattttaaaaatatgtttagtcTTTTCCTCAAACTTAGTTTCGCTTTTCAGTTTAGCTGTCTCAAGTTCTATAATCCATGATTTAAGATTGTTTTCAATATC from Diabrotica undecimpunctata isolate CICGRU chromosome 4, icDiaUnde3, whole genome shotgun sequence encodes:
- the Xpd gene encoding general transcription and DNA repair factor IIH helicase subunit XPD, whose translation is MRISVDGLVVYFPYDYIYPEQYAYMSELKKALDAKGHCLLEMPSGTGKTVTLLSLIVAYMIENPHAVRKLIYCSRTVPEIEKVMEELKKLVEYYEKIDGEQPQITGLVLSSRKNMCIHPEVSTQREGKIVDGKCHSLTASYVRDRHNDDDTVPVCSFYEEFNIDGKESVIPYGVYNLDDLKQYGRKRNWCPYFLARFAITYANIVVYSYHYLLDPKIADVVSKELTKEAVVIFDEAHNIDNVCIDSMSVKIQKKTIERATANIQLLEKTIAEMRDEDSRKLQEEYQRLVQGLRDANVARETDVILSNPVLPDEILQEAVPGNIRNAEHFISFLKRFVEYIKTRLRVQHVVQESPVGFLKDLQSKVCIERKPLKFCAERLASLLRTLEIADLTDFSPIILITHVATLVSTYTKGFTVIVEPFDDKTPTVSNPILYVSCLDSSIAIKPVFDRFQTVVITSGTLSPLDMYPKILNFHPVIMSSFTMTLARPCLLPMIVSKGNDQVAISSKFETRDDNAVIRNYGQLLVEVAANVPDGIVCFFTSYLYLESVVASWYDQGVIDNLQRYKLLFIETQDSAETSFALMYYIKACESGRGAVLLSVARGKVSEGVDFDHHLGRAVLMFGIPYVYTQSRILKARLDYLRDQFQIKENDFLTFDAMRHAAQCVGRAIRGKTDYGIMIFADKRFSRSDKKSKLPKWIQEHLKDSYCNLSTEEGVQIAKRWLRQMAQPFTREDQLGVSLLTLEQLQELEAKKIAEQGAQEVGIL